A genomic window from Bradyrhizobium lupini includes:
- a CDS encoding flavin-dependent oxidoreductase — protein MTVLIAGGGIGGLTLALSLHGIGIPVKVFESVAEVRPLGVGINVLPHAVRELIELGLMDKLDASGVRTRELAYFSKHGKPIWSEPRGLEAGYKWPQFSIHRGTLQQLLLDTAIERLGRDNILTSHHLTGWSETADGVRADFVDKATGKAAGTYDGTILIAADGIHSAAREKLYPDEGPPIWNGRILWRGVTPAKAFLSGRTMIMAGHEILKFVCYPISKEPDAAGNHLINWVAERHMPPTYQWRREDYNRTARLEEFLPWFESWQFDWLDVPGLIKNCPHAYEYPLVDRDPVSQWTFGRVTLMGDAAHPMYPIGSNGASQAILDARTITREILAHGPTQAALLAYEAERRPATTSLVLLNRKNGPEQVMQLVEERAPDGYKVVTDVLSQQELEDVAANYKRVAGFQVEALNAKPPIVSKDARATK, from the coding sequence ATGACCGTACTCATCGCCGGTGGCGGCATCGGCGGGCTGACGCTTGCACTCAGCCTGCACGGAATCGGCATTCCCGTAAAAGTGTTCGAGAGCGTCGCCGAAGTGCGGCCGCTCGGCGTCGGCATCAACGTGCTGCCGCATGCGGTGCGCGAGCTGATCGAGCTCGGGTTGATGGACAAGCTCGATGCCAGCGGCGTGCGCACCCGCGAGCTTGCCTATTTCTCCAAGCACGGCAAGCCGATCTGGAGCGAGCCGCGCGGGCTGGAGGCCGGCTATAAATGGCCGCAGTTTTCGATCCATCGCGGCACGCTCCAGCAATTGCTGCTCGACACCGCCATCGAGCGCCTCGGCCGCGACAACATCCTCACCAGCCATCATCTGACCGGCTGGAGCGAAACCGCCGACGGCGTGCGCGCCGATTTCGTCGATAAGGCCACCGGCAAGGCCGCGGGGACTTACGACGGCACGATCCTGATCGCCGCGGACGGCATCCATTCCGCCGCGCGAGAAAAACTCTATCCCGACGAAGGCCCGCCGATCTGGAACGGCCGCATCCTGTGGCGCGGCGTCACGCCCGCAAAAGCCTTCCTCAGCGGCCGCACCATGATCATGGCCGGTCACGAGATCCTGAAATTCGTCTGCTATCCGATCTCGAAGGAACCGGACGCCGCGGGCAACCATCTGATCAACTGGGTTGCCGAGCGCCACATGCCGCCGACCTATCAATGGCGGCGCGAGGACTATAACCGCACCGCGCGGCTGGAAGAGTTTTTGCCCTGGTTCGAGAGCTGGCAGTTCGACTGGCTCGACGTGCCCGGCCTGATCAAGAACTGCCCGCATGCCTATGAATATCCGCTCGTCGATCGCGATCCGGTGTCACAATGGACTTTCGGCCGGGTCACGCTGATGGGCGACGCCGCACATCCAATGTACCCGATCGGCTCCAACGGTGCCTCGCAGGCGATCCTCGATGCCCGCACCATCACCCGCGAGATCCTGGCGCACGGCCCGACGCAGGCGGCCCTGCTCGCCTATGAGGCCGAGCGGCGGCCTGCAACCACTAGTCTCGTCCTGCTCAACCGCAAGAACGGCCCCGAGCAGGTGATGCAGCTGGTCGAGGAGCGCGCGCCCGACGGCTACAAGGTCGTCACTGACGTGCTGTCGCAACAGGAGCTCGAGGATGTTGCCGCCAACTACAAGCGCGTCGCCGGCTTCCAGGTGGAAGCGCTGAATGCGAAGCCGCCGATCGTGAGCAAGGACGCGCGCGCGACGAAATGA
- the mutY gene encoding A/G-specific adenine glycosylase produces the protein MSPKSALKAKSEPVPPETPSRPLALLQWYDRHRRRLPWRAPPGEASDPYRVWLSEIMLQQTTVKAVGPYFEKFVSRWPDVTALGRASQEDVLRMWAGLGYYSRARNLHACAVGVTREHGGTFPDTEVGLRALPGVGPYTAAAIAAIAFDRRTMPVDGNIERVVSRLFAVEEELPQAKPLIQELAATLLADSRAGDSAQALMDLGASICTPKKPACSLCPLNEGCTARALGTQDTFPRKAAKKSGALRRGAAFVVTRGDELLVRTRPEKGLLGGMTEVPGSDWLAGQDDAKAKRQAPELKGLSRWQRKVGVVTHVFTHFPLELVVYTARVEARTRAPASMRWVPIATLADEALPNVMRKVIAHGLDPSSPSC, from the coding sequence ATGAGCCCCAAATCCGCCCTCAAGGCGAAATCGGAACCAGTTCCGCCGGAGACCCCATCGCGTCCGCTCGCGCTGCTCCAATGGTATGACCGCCACCGCCGCCGATTACCCTGGCGGGCTCCGCCCGGCGAAGCATCCGACCCTTACCGCGTCTGGCTGTCCGAGATCATGCTGCAGCAGACCACAGTGAAGGCGGTCGGGCCCTATTTCGAAAAATTCGTCTCGCGCTGGCCCGATGTCACCGCGCTCGGACGGGCCTCGCAGGAGGACGTGCTGCGGATGTGGGCCGGGCTGGGCTATTATTCTCGCGCCCGTAATCTCCATGCCTGCGCGGTCGGGGTGACGCGCGAGCATGGCGGCACCTTTCCCGACACCGAAGTAGGTCTGCGCGCGCTGCCGGGCGTCGGGCCCTATACGGCGGCAGCGATCGCGGCGATAGCGTTCGATCGACGCACCATGCCGGTCGACGGCAATATCGAGCGCGTGGTCTCGCGGCTCTTTGCAGTTGAGGAAGAGCTCCCGCAGGCCAAGCCGCTGATTCAGGAGTTGGCTGCGACGCTGCTTGCCGATTCTCGCGCCGGTGATAGCGCGCAGGCGCTGATGGATCTGGGCGCCTCGATCTGCACGCCGAAAAAGCCGGCCTGCTCGCTATGCCCGCTGAACGAGGGCTGCACGGCGCGCGCGCTGGGAACGCAGGACACGTTTCCGCGCAAGGCCGCGAAGAAGAGCGGCGCGCTACGGCGCGGCGCCGCTTTCGTTGTCACGCGCGGCGACGAGCTTCTCGTCCGCACCCGTCCCGAAAAGGGGTTGCTCGGCGGCATGACCGAAGTACCGGGGTCGGACTGGCTGGCCGGGCAGGACGACGCCAAGGCAAAACGGCAGGCGCCCGAGTTGAAGGGGCTGTCGCGCTGGCAGCGCAAGGTCGGCGTGGTCACCCACGTCTTCACGCATTTTCCGCTGGAACTGGTGGTCTACACGGCGAGGGTGGAAGCGCGGACGCGGGCACCCGCCAGCATGCGCTGGGTGCCAATCGCCACGCTCGCCGATGAAGCATTGCCCAACGTCATGCGCAAGGTGATTGCGCATGGATTGGACCCTAGCAGCCCATCCTGCTGA
- a CDS encoding DsbA family protein, translating into MIITRRAFTSMLSLTGLAALAGFSPLRFISDAMIPEAMAQAAAGDVAKPVSLPDMALGPKDAAVTITEYASMTCPHCAAFNEQVFPKIKSEYIDTGKVRYVFREFPLDIKAAAGSMLSRCIANGDAPKYFAVTDMLFRQQNDWVVKNTTETLTRIGKQAGLTQQQVEACLKDQALLDKIAADQKYASDVLKVDSTPTFFVNGEKIKGETSFEEFAKKINPLLKS; encoded by the coding sequence TTGATCATCACCCGCCGCGCCTTCACCTCGATGCTGTCGCTGACCGGGCTTGCCGCGCTCGCCGGGTTCTCTCCGCTGCGATTCATCTCCGATGCCATGATCCCTGAAGCCATGGCGCAGGCAGCGGCTGGTGACGTGGCCAAACCGGTGTCGCTGCCCGACATGGCGCTGGGCCCGAAGGACGCCGCCGTCACCATCACCGAATACGCCTCGATGACCTGCCCGCATTGCGCGGCCTTCAATGAGCAAGTGTTTCCCAAGATCAAGTCGGAATACATCGACACCGGCAAGGTGCGTTACGTCTTCCGCGAGTTCCCGCTCGACATCAAAGCCGCCGCCGGCTCGATGCTGTCGCGCTGCATCGCCAATGGCGACGCGCCGAAATACTTTGCCGTCACCGACATGCTGTTCCGCCAGCAGAACGATTGGGTCGTGAAGAACACCACGGAGACCCTGACCCGGATCGGCAAGCAGGCCGGTCTCACCCAGCAGCAGGTCGAGGCCTGCCTGAAGGACCAGGCGCTGCTCGACAAGATCGCCGCCGACCAGAAATATGCCAGCGACGTTCTGAAGGTCGATTCGACGCCGACGTTCTTCGTCAACGGCGAGAAGATCAAGGGCGAGACCTCGTTCGAGGAATTCGCCAAGAAGATCAATCCGCTGCTCAAGAGCTGA
- a CDS encoding PaaI family thioesterase has protein sequence MIKTALDNFPRPPCAELLGWRLLDARPREGWIKLAFDGKPEFCNPAGFIQGGMLSAMLDDTMGPAVLVMSEGRLYTTTISMTVNFLAPAKPGPIIGEAKVTQLGKTIAFVEAKLMAEDGTLLATASASERLLEAARVVGK, from the coding sequence ATGATCAAGACCGCGCTCGACAACTTTCCCAGGCCGCCCTGTGCCGAGCTATTGGGGTGGCGCCTGCTCGATGCCCGACCCAGGGAAGGCTGGATCAAGCTCGCCTTCGACGGCAAGCCGGAGTTCTGCAATCCGGCCGGCTTCATCCAGGGCGGCATGCTCTCGGCCATGCTCGACGACACGATGGGCCCCGCCGTGCTGGTGATGAGCGAGGGCAGGCTCTACACCACCACCATCAGCATGACCGTGAATTTCCTGGCGCCCGCAAAGCCCGGACCGATCATCGGCGAGGCCAAGGTGACGCAGCTCGGCAAGACGATTGCGTTCGTCGAGGCAAAGCTGATGGCGGAGGACGGCACGCTGCTGGCGACGGCAAGCGCGAGCGAGCGGTTGCTGGAGGCGGCGAGGGTGGTGGGCAAATAG
- a CDS encoding DUF721 domain-containing protein — MSKLRPIKPGPISAKPLSLLLNDVFAEAYAKQGFAARELVTRWAQIAGPEIAAHAEPLKMQWPRPVEGQPQEPATLVLRVEGPMALEIQHSADVILQRVNRFFGWSAVGKLAFRQAPLSRARRPTRPGPPDAKSVAEVAERLGDIEDEQLKSALARLGAAIKRN, encoded by the coding sequence ATGTCCAAGCTTCGACCCATCAAACCCGGTCCCATCAGCGCCAAGCCGCTATCGCTCCTGCTCAACGACGTCTTTGCCGAGGCCTATGCCAAGCAGGGATTTGCCGCGCGCGAGCTGGTGACGCGATGGGCGCAGATTGCCGGGCCGGAGATCGCGGCGCACGCCGAGCCGCTCAAGATGCAATGGCCGCGGCCGGTCGAGGGTCAGCCGCAGGAGCCGGCGACGCTGGTGCTGCGGGTCGAGGGGCCCATGGCGCTCGAGATCCAGCACTCCGCCGATGTGATCCTGCAGCGGGTCAACCGCTTCTTCGGCTGGAGCGCGGTCGGCAAGCTGGCCTTTCGCCAGGCTCCGCTATCACGCGCCCGCCGGCCGACCCGGCCCGGCCCGCCGGACGCCAAATCGGTGGCCGAGGTGGCTGAGCGCCTGGGCGATATCGAAGATGAACAATTGAAGTCGGCGCTGGCGCGCCTCGGGGCCGCCATCAAGCGAAATTGA